A window from Streptomyces sp. NBC_00271 encodes these proteins:
- a CDS encoding TerC family protein, with protein MEVSVTLWILTIVGLAALIAVDFFIGRKPHDVSIKEAGIWTIVWIALAGLFGLGLLVFSGGQPAGEFFAGYITEKSLSVDNLFVFVLIMAKFAVPTQYQQRVLLVGVLIALVLRTIFIAAGAAIISNFAWVFYIFGAFLIYTAWKLIQEARADEPEEEFEENKLLKAAEKRFGVADRYHGTKLWIQQNGKRVMTPMLVVMLAIGSTDVLFALDSIPAIFGLTQDPYIVFTANAFALMGLRQLYFLIGGLLRKLVHLSYGLSVILGFIGVKLVLHALHESGVHVPEISIPVSLGVICAVLVVTTITSLIASKKQAALEASEGASGAPASEKSPTNSIDV; from the coding sequence GTGGAAGTTTCCGTGACCCTTTGGATCCTCACGATCGTGGGCCTGGCCGCCCTCATCGCCGTCGACTTCTTCATCGGTCGCAAGCCGCACGACGTATCGATCAAGGAAGCCGGAATCTGGACGATCGTCTGGATCGCCCTGGCCGGACTGTTCGGCCTGGGGCTGCTCGTCTTCTCCGGCGGCCAGCCCGCCGGCGAGTTCTTCGCCGGCTACATCACCGAGAAGTCGCTGAGCGTCGACAACCTCTTCGTCTTCGTCCTGATCATGGCGAAGTTCGCCGTGCCGACGCAGTACCAGCAGCGGGTACTTCTCGTCGGCGTCCTCATAGCGCTCGTCCTGCGCACGATCTTCATCGCCGCGGGCGCCGCGATCATCTCCAACTTCGCCTGGGTCTTCTACATATTCGGCGCGTTCCTCATCTACACGGCCTGGAAGCTGATCCAGGAGGCGCGGGCCGACGAGCCGGAGGAGGAGTTCGAGGAGAACAAGCTGCTCAAGGCGGCCGAGAAGCGCTTCGGTGTCGCCGACCGGTATCACGGCACGAAGCTGTGGATCCAGCAGAACGGCAAGCGCGTCATGACGCCGATGCTGGTCGTGATGCTCGCGATCGGCAGCACGGACGTACTCTTCGCGCTCGACTCGATCCCCGCGATCTTCGGCCTGACCCAGGACCCGTACATCGTCTTCACGGCCAACGCGTTCGCGCTGATGGGTCTGCGCCAGCTGTACTTCCTCATCGGCGGCCTGCTCAGGAAGCTGGTCCACCTCAGCTACGGGCTGTCCGTGATCCTCGGCTTCATCGGCGTCAAGTTGGTGCTGCACGCACTGCACGAGTCCGGCGTCCACGTTCCCGAGATCTCCATCCCGGTCTCGCTCGGGGTGATCTGCGCGGTCCTGGTCGTCACGACGATCACCAGCCTGATCGCCTCCAAGAAGCAGGCGGCGCTGGAAGCGTCCGAAGGTGCTTCGGGGGCCCCGGCGTCGGAGAAGTCCCCGACGAACAGCATCGACGTCTGA
- a CDS encoding TerD family protein gives MTAELVRGQNHPLSQARLEVRVSAGRPIVAGATLSDEQGRVRGVEWVAHPGAPTLPGLEVSKQAAAYHRLAFDLDALPGTVHRVSVLLALPTGVGGPVRFGAVAAPFVAVTGLDGSEVASYTITGLDTESAVVALELYRRQGVWKVRAVGQGYAGGLAELLTDQGLSEARQLAGSINEAVAQGLARSVSAPPPRTADTDRSRQAAASAPGPDQPYAAPQGASGTVPPQSPYDAPGPQGATVPQTGYPGGPAQPDPSAVTQPSAPTGGPVNYSHPGRQAAAPPPPAPTAPPAAPGQPAQPVAGDATGWSMEERLYNQVWGMFEDLARTTAAYRSAVDFADSRLEQELDKVLSDPRSRIGGQGDAAREAAQAKRAGLVDQARAALDRDLAQLAAEAEVVEPALPAAYASWDNPVWHGYRVPMEIPMALRLGDLRLPESENLSIPMLVRLPLERGLWIDSGRAGLDDPLADSDELRRLAMDTAVAHAARLLAVYPAGEFTVHVIDPAGSGASCLAPLVRSGVLDAPPAAGAAGVGGVLARLTQRVDLVQMAVRGGVADSLPPDLDTAEQLLIVNDFPHGFDDRAVTQLRYLADEGPAVGVHLMMVADREDAAAYGPLLDPLWRSLLRLTPVPDDHLADPWVGHAWTYEPALVPPGSQVLQQVLSQVAAARRSWNR, from the coding sequence ATGACGGCCGAGCTGGTCCGGGGGCAGAACCACCCGCTCTCCCAGGCCCGTCTTGAGGTCCGCGTATCGGCCGGTCGGCCGATCGTGGCCGGGGCCACGCTGAGCGACGAGCAGGGCAGGGTCCGGGGCGTCGAATGGGTGGCTCACCCGGGGGCGCCGACCCTGCCCGGACTCGAGGTCTCCAAGCAGGCGGCGGCCTACCACCGCCTCGCGTTCGACCTGGACGCCCTGCCGGGAACCGTGCACCGCGTCAGCGTGCTGCTCGCACTGCCGACCGGTGTCGGTGGCCCTGTCCGGTTCGGGGCCGTCGCCGCCCCCTTCGTCGCCGTCACCGGCCTCGACGGCTCCGAGGTCGCCAGCTACACCATCACCGGCCTGGACACGGAGTCGGCCGTCGTCGCCCTGGAGCTCTACCGCAGGCAAGGCGTCTGGAAGGTACGCGCGGTCGGCCAGGGGTACGCGGGCGGCCTCGCCGAACTCCTCACCGACCAGGGCCTGTCCGAGGCCCGGCAGCTCGCGGGCAGCATCAACGAAGCGGTGGCCCAGGGACTGGCCCGCTCGGTGTCGGCACCCCCGCCGCGTACGGCGGACACGGACCGCTCACGACAGGCGGCCGCCTCGGCGCCGGGACCGGACCAGCCGTACGCGGCACCGCAGGGCGCCTCCGGGACCGTACCGCCGCAGTCCCCGTACGACGCGCCGGGTCCGCAAGGAGCCACGGTGCCGCAGACGGGCTACCCGGGAGGCCCCGCGCAGCCCGACCCCTCCGCCGTCACCCAGCCGTCCGCCCCCACGGGCGGCCCGGTCAACTACAGCCACCCCGGCAGACAGGCCGCCGCGCCGCCCCCGCCTGCGCCGACCGCACCACCGGCCGCGCCGGGGCAGCCCGCGCAGCCCGTCGCCGGTGACGCGACCGGCTGGTCCATGGAGGAGCGGCTCTACAACCAGGTGTGGGGCATGTTCGAGGACCTGGCGCGCACCACGGCCGCGTATCGCAGCGCCGTCGACTTCGCCGACTCGCGCCTGGAGCAGGAGCTCGACAAGGTCCTGTCCGACCCGCGCAGCCGGATCGGCGGGCAGGGCGACGCGGCGCGTGAGGCCGCCCAGGCCAAGCGCGCCGGCTTGGTCGACCAGGCCCGCGCCGCGCTCGACCGGGACCTCGCCCAGCTCGCGGCCGAGGCCGAGGTGGTCGAGCCCGCGCTGCCCGCGGCGTACGCATCCTGGGACAACCCGGTCTGGCACGGTTACCGGGTGCCCATGGAGATCCCCATGGCCCTGCGCCTCGGCGACCTCCGGTTGCCCGAGAGCGAGAACCTGAGCATTCCGATGCTGGTCCGGCTTCCGCTCGAACGTGGCCTGTGGATCGACAGCGGACGGGCCGGCCTCGACGACCCGCTCGCCGACTCCGACGAACTGCGCCGACTCGCCATGGACACGGCGGTGGCGCACGCCGCCCGGCTGCTCGCCGTCTATCCCGCCGGCGAGTTCACGGTGCATGTGATCGACCCGGCCGGTTCGGGAGCCTCGTGTCTCGCGCCGCTGGTGCGTTCCGGAGTCCTCGACGCTCCGCCCGCCGCCGGGGCCGCGGGAGTGGGCGGGGTGTTGGCCCGGCTCACCCAGCGTGTCGACCTGGTGCAGATGGCGGTGCGTGGCGGTGTGGCCGACTCGCTGCCGCCAGACCTCGACACCGCTGAACAACTGCTGATCGTCAACGACTTCCCGCACGGCTTCGACGACCGCGCCGTGACGCAGTTGCGCTATCTCGCGGACGAGGGACCGGCCGTCGGCGTCCATCTGATGATGGTCGCGGACCGGGAGGACGCCGCCGCCTACGGGCCGCTGCTCGATCCTCTCTGGCGTTCGCTGTTGCGACTCACCCCGGTGCCCGACGACCATCTCGCCGACCCGTGGGTGGGACACGCCTGGACGTACGAACCTGCGCTCGTCCCGCCGGGCAGTCAGGTGCTCCAGCAGGTGCTCTCCCAGGTGGCGGCGGCCCGCCGCTCATGGAACCGCTGA
- a CDS encoding amino acid ABC transporter permease → MTVTKEESEGEPGGEPGAGSGEGDMSEAYVPSQRRIERERHKRARARRATAIAALSTLVTGVVLYLVVVNAPGWSRTKETFFNGQYAREAFPKVLEGLWLNVRLLLICGAAVLVLGMLIAIARTLRGPVFFPVRALAAAYTDFFRGLPLIINLMIVVLGVPALRLQGVTVDPVLLGGTALTLTYSAYVAEVFRAGIESIHPSQRAAARSLGLTNRQALRYVVLPQAVRRQVPPLLNDLVSLQKDTGLVSIGGAVDAVRAADIIVGRSLNYTPYIVAGLVFVALTIPMTRFTDWITARMDRQRAQGGTI, encoded by the coding sequence GTGACCGTCACCAAGGAGGAGTCGGAAGGGGAGCCGGGAGGAGAGCCGGGAGCGGGCTCCGGTGAGGGCGACATGTCCGAGGCGTACGTCCCGTCGCAGCGGCGGATCGAACGGGAGCGCCACAAGCGCGCCCGCGCCCGCCGCGCGACGGCGATCGCCGCGCTCTCCACCCTGGTCACCGGCGTCGTGCTGTACCTCGTCGTCGTCAACGCGCCTGGCTGGTCGCGCACCAAGGAGACGTTCTTCAACGGGCAGTACGCGCGCGAGGCGTTCCCCAAGGTCCTGGAAGGGCTGTGGCTGAACGTACGGCTGCTCCTGATATGCGGCGCCGCGGTCCTCGTCCTGGGCATGCTGATCGCCATCGCCCGCACCTTGCGCGGCCCGGTGTTCTTCCCCGTACGGGCGCTGGCCGCCGCGTACACGGACTTCTTCCGCGGCCTCCCGCTCATCATCAACCTGATGATCGTGGTCCTGGGCGTCCCCGCGCTGCGGCTGCAGGGCGTCACCGTGGACCCGGTCCTCCTGGGCGGTACGGCGCTGACGCTGACGTACTCGGCGTACGTCGCCGAGGTGTTCCGCGCCGGCATCGAGTCCATCCACCCCTCGCAGCGCGCCGCGGCCCGCTCGCTCGGGCTCACCAACCGGCAGGCCCTGCGCTACGTCGTCCTCCCCCAGGCGGTACGCCGCCAGGTGCCGCCGCTCCTCAACGACCTGGTGTCCCTCCAGAAGGACACCGGGCTCGTGTCGATCGGCGGCGCGGTCGACGCGGTGCGGGCCGCGGACATCATCGTGGGCCGCAGCCTCAACTACACGCCGTACATCGTCGCGGGACTGGTCTTCGTCGCGCTGACCATTCCGATGACCCGCTTCACGGACTGGATCACGGCCCGGATGGACCGTCAGCGGGCCCAGGGAGGGACCATATGA
- a CDS encoding MFS transporter, with amino-acid sequence MHDVHTVRAPSMLRLAAASLAGTAIEFYDFFVYGTAAALVLGPLFFPTFSPLAGTLAAFATFGVGFVARPLGSMLFGHIGDRRGRRPVLVASLLLTGAATVAVGCVPTYDSIGTAAPVLLLVLRFLQGLGLGGEWGGAVLLTAEHAPAERRALWSSFPQIGPSVGFVLANGVMLMLSTTLSDAQFAAWGWRVPFWAAGLLAAAGLWLRSSLAESPSFLEMEDHARVPLAEVVRDHWRLVLLTAGGLAVGYAVFYAVTTWALAYGVERLGVSRTVMLSCIMAAVVVQGSLTPVVALLGDRYGRRPLCLAGCTASALWMFPMIALLSTGEPLLMFLGFLVALLAFITTFAVISAYLPELYEPRVRCTGAAVGYNLGGVLGGALTPIVATAVAEGERVPWGVAAYLTAIALLSLGCFALLPETRPVPRMAVAPATE; translated from the coding sequence ATGCACGATGTACACACCGTAAGGGCGCCCTCCATGCTCCGGCTCGCGGCCGCCTCGCTCGCCGGAACGGCCATCGAGTTCTACGACTTCTTCGTCTACGGGACCGCGGCCGCCCTGGTCCTGGGACCGCTGTTCTTCCCGACCTTCTCACCGCTGGCGGGAACGCTGGCGGCCTTCGCGACGTTCGGCGTCGGGTTCGTCGCCCGCCCGCTCGGCTCGATGCTGTTCGGGCACATCGGGGACCGGCGCGGACGGCGGCCGGTGCTCGTCGCCTCGCTGTTGCTGACCGGCGCCGCGACCGTCGCGGTCGGGTGCGTGCCGACGTACGACTCGATCGGTACGGCCGCTCCCGTGCTCCTTCTTGTGCTGCGTTTCCTTCAGGGGCTCGGGCTCGGCGGGGAGTGGGGCGGTGCGGTGCTGCTGACCGCGGAACACGCGCCCGCCGAGCGACGCGCGCTGTGGTCGAGCTTTCCGCAGATCGGCCCCTCCGTGGGGTTCGTGCTGGCCAACGGCGTGATGCTGATGCTGTCGACAACGCTGTCCGACGCGCAGTTCGCGGCATGGGGGTGGCGGGTGCCGTTCTGGGCGGCGGGCCTGCTCGCCGCCGCGGGGCTGTGGCTGCGCAGTTCGCTCGCGGAGAGCCCCAGCTTCCTCGAAATGGAGGACCACGCGCGTGTGCCGCTCGCCGAGGTGGTGCGCGACCACTGGCGGCTCGTCCTGCTGACGGCCGGTGGACTCGCGGTCGGCTACGCCGTGTTCTACGCGGTGACGACCTGGGCGCTCGCGTACGGCGTCGAGCGGCTCGGGGTGAGCCGTACCGTCATGCTGTCCTGCATCATGGCGGCCGTGGTGGTGCAGGGTTCCCTCACGCCCGTGGTGGCCCTCCTCGGCGACCGCTACGGACGGCGGCCGCTGTGTCTGGCGGGGTGCACGGCCTCGGCACTGTGGATGTTCCCGATGATCGCGCTGCTGTCGACCGGCGAACCCCTGTTGATGTTCCTGGGCTTCCTGGTGGCGTTGCTCGCGTTCATCACGACGTTCGCCGTGATCTCCGCGTATCTGCCGGAGTTGTACGAGCCTCGGGTGCGCTGCACGGGGGCGGCGGTGGGCTACAACCTGGGCGGGGTCCTGGGCGGCGCGCTCACGCCCATCGTGGCGACGGCCGTGGCCGAGGGAGAGCGGGTGCCCTGGGGCGTGGCGGCGTATCTGACGGCGATCGCTCTGCTCAGCCTCGGGTGTTTCGCACTGCTGCCGGAGACCCGGCCGGTACCCCGGATGGCCGTCGCCCCGGCCACGGAGTGA
- a CDS encoding ABC transporter substrate-binding protein has protein sequence MHLAQRTLRRAASAATVALLAVAVGCAPQPEDKASAKASGTTGEACAKGALGTRTSGKLTIATDEPAYEPWFKDDKPANGKGFESAVTYAVAKQLGYDKSDVVWQTVPFNKAFAPGVKTFDFDINQVSISAERKKAVDFSSGYYDVRQAVIALKGSKAAKAKSIADLKGVKLGAQVGTTSLNYIDDVVKPTQQPAAYAKNDQAKSALKNGQVDAIVVDLPTAFYITAAEVTDAKIVGQFENTGGTPEQFGLVLDKGSALTPCVTKAVDALRQDGTLASIEKQWLSEAVDAPVLK, from the coding sequence ATGCATCTCGCCCAACGCACCCTGCGCCGCGCCGCGTCCGCCGCCACCGTCGCCCTGCTCGCCGTCGCCGTGGGCTGTGCCCCGCAGCCGGAGGACAAGGCCTCCGCCAAGGCTTCCGGGACAACCGGGGAAGCCTGCGCGAAGGGCGCGTTGGGCACCCGGACGTCCGGCAAGCTGACCATCGCGACCGACGAGCCCGCGTACGAGCCGTGGTTCAAGGACGACAAGCCCGCGAACGGCAAGGGCTTCGAGTCCGCGGTCACGTACGCCGTGGCCAAGCAGCTCGGCTACGACAAGAGCGACGTCGTCTGGCAGACCGTCCCCTTCAACAAGGCCTTCGCGCCCGGTGTGAAGACCTTCGACTTCGACATCAACCAGGTGTCGATCAGCGCCGAGCGCAAGAAGGCGGTGGACTTCTCGTCCGGCTACTACGACGTACGCCAGGCCGTCATCGCGCTCAAGGGCTCCAAGGCCGCGAAGGCGAAGAGCATCGCGGACCTCAAGGGCGTCAAGCTGGGCGCCCAGGTCGGCACCACCAGCCTGAACTACATCGACGACGTGGTGAAGCCGACCCAGCAGCCGGCCGCGTACGCGAAGAACGACCAGGCCAAGTCCGCGTTGAAGAATGGCCAGGTCGACGCCATCGTGGTCGACCTGCCGACCGCGTTCTACATCACGGCGGCCGAGGTGACCGACGCCAAGATCGTCGGACAGTTCGAGAACACCGGGGGCACGCCCGAACAGTTCGGACTCGTCCTCGACAAGGGCAGCGCCCTGACCCCGTGCGTGACGAAGGCCGTGGACGCCCTGCGCCAGGACGGCACGCTCGCCTCGATCGAGAAGCAGTGGCTGTCCGAGGCCGTCGACGCTCCGGTGCTCAAGTGA
- a CDS encoding TerD family protein, whose amino-acid sequence MTVNMTKGQAISLQKNDGGTLTAVRMGLGWQAAPRRGLFGSRTREIDLDASAVLFADKQPVDVVFFRHLVSDDGSVRHTGDNLVGGVGQGGDDEAILVDLQRVPVHIDQIIFTVNSFTGQTFQEVQNAFCRLVDETNGQELARYTLAGGGQYTAQIMAKVHRAGPGWQMTALGTPANGRTFQDLMPAILPHL is encoded by the coding sequence GTGACGGTCAACATGACCAAGGGTCAGGCCATCAGTCTGCAGAAGAACGACGGGGGCACCCTGACCGCGGTGCGCATGGGGCTCGGCTGGCAGGCGGCTCCCCGGCGCGGCCTGTTCGGCTCGCGCACCCGGGAGATCGACCTCGACGCGTCCGCCGTGCTGTTCGCGGACAAGCAGCCCGTCGACGTGGTGTTCTTCCGTCACCTCGTCAGCGACGACGGATCCGTGCGGCACACCGGTGACAACCTGGTCGGTGGCGTGGGCCAGGGCGGCGACGACGAGGCGATCCTCGTCGACCTCCAGCGCGTCCCGGTCCACATCGACCAGATCATCTTCACCGTGAACTCCTTCACGGGCCAGACGTTCCAGGAAGTGCAGAACGCGTTCTGCCGTCTGGTCGACGAGACCAACGGCCAGGAGCTCGCCCGCTACACGCTCGCGGGCGGCGGCCAGTACACGGCGCAGATCATGGCGAAGGTGCACCGCGCGGGCCCTGGCTGGCAGATGACGGCCCTGGGCACACCGGCCAACGGCCGTACGTTCCAGGACCTGATGCCCGCGATCCTGCCGCACCTGTAG
- the aroQ gene encoding type II 3-dehydroquinate dehydratase: MPRTLANAPIMILNGPNLNLLGQRQPEIYGSDTLADVAALCAKAAAAHGGTVDFRQSNHEGELVDWIHEARLNHAGIVINPAAYSHTSVAILDALNACDGLPVVEVHISNIHQREAFRHHSYVSQRADGVIAGCGVQGYAFAVERVAALAGTGQAQA, encoded by the coding sequence GTGCCCCGCACCCTCGCCAACGCCCCGATCATGATCCTCAACGGGCCCAATCTGAACCTTCTCGGGCAGCGTCAGCCGGAGATCTACGGCTCGGACACGCTCGCGGACGTGGCGGCCCTGTGTGCCAAGGCGGCCGCCGCGCACGGCGGCACGGTGGACTTCCGTCAGTCCAACCACGAGGGCGAGCTGGTGGACTGGATCCACGAGGCGCGCCTGAACCACGCCGGGATCGTGATCAACCCGGCCGCGTACTCGCACACCTCCGTCGCGATCCTGGACGCACTCAACGCCTGTGACGGCCTTCCGGTGGTGGAGGTCCACATCTCCAACATCCACCAGCGCGAGGCGTTCCGGCACCACTCGTACGTCTCGCAGCGGGCCGACGGGGTCATCGCGGGGTGCGGGGTGCAGGGGTACGCGTTCGCGGTGGAGCGGGTGGCGGCGCTGGCGGGGACGGGGCAGGCGCAAGCCTGA
- a CDS encoding amino acid ABC transporter ATP-binding protein, with amino-acid sequence MTGTPVLRMESVRKTFGDSVVLRDVDLEVAPHTVTALIGASGSGKSTLLRCANLLEEIDDGAIWLDDEEITDPRADHDAVRRRIGVVFQAYNLFPHMTVLENITLAPRRVHGVGRAEAEAHARELLDRLGLGAKAGEYPDRLSGGQQQRAAIVRALAVRPRLLLLDEITAALDPELVGEVLSVVRDLKDEGMTMVLATHEMGFAREVADQVCFLDGGVVLERGTAEELFGSPRQERTQRFLRRIVEAGRL; translated from the coding sequence ATGACCGGCACACCCGTGCTGCGGATGGAATCCGTCCGCAAGACCTTCGGCGACTCCGTCGTACTGCGGGACGTCGACCTGGAGGTCGCCCCGCACACGGTGACCGCGCTGATCGGCGCCTCCGGCTCCGGCAAGTCGACCCTGCTGCGCTGTGCGAACCTCCTCGAGGAGATCGACGACGGCGCGATCTGGCTGGACGACGAGGAGATCACCGACCCGAGGGCCGACCACGACGCCGTACGCCGTCGGATCGGCGTGGTCTTCCAGGCGTACAACCTCTTCCCGCACATGACCGTGCTGGAGAACATCACGCTCGCCCCGCGCCGCGTGCACGGCGTGGGCCGCGCGGAGGCCGAGGCACACGCGCGTGAGCTGCTCGACCGGCTCGGCCTCGGCGCGAAGGCGGGCGAGTACCCCGACCGGCTGAGCGGCGGGCAGCAACAACGGGCCGCGATCGTCCGCGCGTTGGCCGTACGTCCCCGGCTGCTGCTCCTCGACGAGATCACCGCCGCCCTCGACCCGGAGCTCGTGGGTGAGGTCCTGTCCGTCGTCCGGGACCTGAAGGACGAGGGCATGACCATGGTGCTGGCCACGCACGAGATGGGCTTCGCCCGCGAGGTCGCCGACCAGGTGTGCTTCCTGGACGGCGGTGTGGTCCTCGAACGCGGCACGGCCGAGGAGCTCTTCGGGAGTCCGCGACAGGAGCGCACCCAGCGGTTCCTGCGCCGGATCGTGGAGGCGGGGCGGCTCTGA
- a CDS encoding calcium:proton antiporter, protein MIVRLRSLLTQWTAVVPVVGVVLLAFTWGRDLPGAIVALVTLVLAGAVLAAVHHAEVIAYRVGEPFGSLVLAIAVTIIEVALIVTLMADGGPKTSTLARDTVFAAVMITCNGIVGLCLLVASLRHGLAVFNAEGTGAALATVATLATLSLVFPTFTTSKPGPEFSTAQLTFAALASLVLYGLFVTTQTVRHRDYFLPITRQGEVIDVDEHADAPSARAAGISLGLLALALVGVVGLAKGVSPTIESGVEAAGMPQSVVGVIIALLVLLPETIAAVRSARRDRVQTSLNLALGSAMASIGLTIPAVALASVWLSGPLVLGLSSTHMVLLALTVVVSSLTVVPGRATPLQGGVHLVVFAAYLELAVTP, encoded by the coding sequence ATGATCGTTCGGCTCCGGTCACTCCTGACGCAGTGGACGGCCGTCGTGCCCGTGGTCGGGGTGGTCCTGCTGGCCTTCACCTGGGGGCGCGACCTGCCCGGCGCGATCGTCGCACTGGTGACCCTGGTCCTGGCCGGGGCGGTGCTGGCCGCGGTCCACCATGCCGAGGTGATCGCGTACCGGGTCGGCGAACCCTTCGGGTCCCTCGTCCTGGCCATCGCGGTCACGATCATCGAAGTGGCGCTCATTGTCACCCTGATGGCGGACGGCGGCCCGAAGACCTCGACGCTCGCCCGTGACACGGTGTTCGCGGCCGTGATGATCACGTGCAACGGAATCGTGGGACTGTGCCTGCTCGTCGCCTCCCTGCGTCACGGGTTAGCCGTCTTCAACGCGGAGGGCACCGGCGCCGCCCTGGCGACCGTCGCGACGCTGGCCACGCTCAGCCTGGTCTTTCCGACCTTCACCACCAGCAAGCCGGGCCCGGAGTTCTCCACGGCCCAGCTCACCTTCGCCGCGCTCGCCTCACTCGTCCTGTACGGCCTGTTCGTGACGACCCAGACCGTGCGGCACCGCGACTACTTCCTCCCGATCACCCGTCAGGGCGAGGTGATCGACGTGGACGAACACGCGGACGCCCCGTCCGCCCGTGCCGCCGGGATCAGCCTGGGCCTGCTCGCCCTGGCCCTCGTCGGAGTGGTCGGCCTCGCCAAGGGCGTGTCACCCACCATCGAGTCCGGCGTCGAGGCTGCCGGCATGCCGCAGTCCGTGGTCGGTGTGATCATCGCGCTGCTCGTGCTGCTGCCGGAGACTATCGCCGCGGTCCGGTCGGCCCGCCGCGACCGGGTGCAGACCAGCCTGAACCTCGCCCTCGGCTCCGCGATGGCCAGCATCGGTCTGACGATTCCCGCGGTCGCCCTGGCGTCCGTCTGGCTCTCCGGGCCGCTCGTACTCGGCCTCAGTTCCACCCATATGGTGCTGCTCGCGCTCACGGTGGTCGTGAGCTCCCTGACGGTCGTCCCCGGACGCGCGACCCCGCTCCAGGGAGGCGTCCATCTGGTGGTGTTCGCGGCGTACTTGGAGCTGGCGGTCACTCCCTAG